A section of the Oncorhynchus keta strain PuntledgeMale-10-30-2019 chromosome 15, Oket_V2, whole genome shotgun sequence genome encodes:
- the LOC118394859 gene encoding transmembrane protein 69-like, producing MFSFALKRHFNPCVGPSWRSLQWVLSGSSCMVKRECFYTSSNPLLSPQVPTATSLLFPRLASSRLLSLRSLSFSASLLCQGHPVPTAPGRRQENQQRLSMKALAYAPKPALYLGFSGLLPFLGAPLLMAVTQSYLPEVAYAQVVYGASIVSFLGGARWGFALPEGSPAQPDWMNLGNSVVPSLLAWLALLCRDNITEGALVVIMGLGLALHYDLTLLPGYPGWFKAMRTILTLVATFSLVATLTLQKMCPEKKIKAQDN from the exons ATGTTCTCATTTGCATTGAAAAGGCACTTCAATCCCTGTGTG GGTCCATCATGGCGATCTCTGCAGTGGGTACTCAGTGGGTCCAGCTGCATGGTGAAGAGGGAATGTTTTTACACCAGTTCCAACCCCTTGTTGTCTCCACAAGTTCCCACGGCAACGTCACTACTGTTCCCGAGACTAGCCTCCTCCAGGCTTCTGAGCCTCAGGTCCCTAAGCTTCTCTGCCTCTTTGCTCTGCCAGGGTCACCCCGTGCCCACGGCCCctgggagaagacaggagaaccAACAGCGCCTCAGCATGAAAGCCCTGGCCTATGCGCCTAAGCCTGCTTTGTACCTCGGCTTCTCCGGCCTCCTTCCATTCCTGGGTGCCCCCCTCCTGATGGCTGTGACCCAGTCCTACCTCCCTGAGGTGGCCTACGCCCAGGTGGTCTACGGGGCTTCAATCGTGTCCTTCCTGGGTGGGGCCCGCTGGGGCTTTGCCCTGCCTGAGGGGAGCCCTGCCCAGCCCGACTGGATGAACCTTGGCAACAGTGTGGTGCCCTCCCTGCTGGCCTGGCTGGCTCTGCTCTGCAGAGACAACATCACAGAGGGAGCCCTTGTGGTCATCATGGGGCTAGGCCTGGCCCTGCACTATGACCTCACACTGCTGCCTGGTTACCCCGGCTGGTTCAAAGCCATGAGAACCATACTCACTCTGGTGGCTACCTTTTCCCTGGTGGCCACACTGACATTGCAGAAGATGTGCCCGGAGAAGAAGATCAAGGCACAAGATAATTGA